The sequence CCCGAACACGATGAGGATGATCACGGCGATCGTGAGCAGCTCGGAGACTGTGAAGTTCCCCACGGTCAGTCGATGGTAGATACCCGCGCCTGGTACGTCGTCCAGGGTGGCGGGGCGCCGCCCGGCAAAGACAAAGCCCCCGCAGAGCGGGGGCTCGGTTCACCGGAGTGGAGAACTCAGTTGGCTGCGATCTCGGAGTACCAGCCGTCCTCGTCGAGAGCCTGGGCGAATGCCTCTATCTCGTCCTCGGTGATCGGTCCGACTTCGGCGATGATCTCGTACTCGACGCCTGTGGCGAGGAGGATGCTGACGACCCGCTGGTTGGCCGGTCTGCGCTGGACGAGCCCGCAGAACGGGCACTCGAAGCGGTACTTGCCCTTGGAACCTTCGGCTTCGAGCTCGAGGCCCAGGTCGCTGGTCGTGAGCTCTACGTCTCCGCAGCGGTTGCATGTGGTTCGGATAGTGGTCATTTCTCACTCCGGCTGGCCCGTCTGTCTAACGAAAACATCGGCAAACACATCGGATGCTGAATGACTATTCGCGAGGTAGTCCGATGGCGCTAGCGCGAATAACGCTTCAGGATCACGCTGCGTAGCCGTCGCAGCGCATCGCCCACTTCCGGCCCCTCGACGAGCTTGCCGTCGACCCCGAGGCGCAGCAGCAACCTGGCGGCGACGAGCGGGTCAGACGCCGAGAAACGCACCGTCAACCACTCTCCGTCGTCCTCGACGATCTCGACCGGGTAGTAGTCGGCGACCCATCGGCCCCGCTCGGCGAGGCTTATCGTCGCCCGGACGTCGTCCTCGTTCGGCGAGTAGCGAACGACGGGTGCCGGGGGAACCACAGGGGGCTCGAATCGCTCCCCGGTCTCGACGACCGACTGGATGCGGTCGACCCGGAACACCCGCTCACCCCCCGCCGAGCGGCAGTAGGCCGACACGTACCAGTTCCCCATCGTCGAGAACACCGTCCACGGTTCGATGAGACGAGTCGTCGTCTCGCCGGTCGACAGCTTCGTGTAGACGATCTCGAGCGCCCTGCCCTCGGCGGCACCCGACCGAACCGTGCCGACCATCTCCGGCTCGGAGAGATCGACGACCAGGGCCTCGCCGCCGTCCGGAAGCAGCACGTCTCGCAGCTTGTCGAGAGCCCGGTCGAGGGCCGCCGAGGCGTGGCCCGTGGACTGGATCGCCAGCCCGGAGGCGAGCAGCGAGAGCGCCTCCGGTGCGGTGAGGCGTACCGGGTTCGAGAAGTAGTCGGCCATCTCGACGACCACCTCATCTTCGTCGATGTAGGCGACCATCAGGTCGCCCGGCCCGTACCCCGGGAGCCCACACACGAAGACCAGGTCGAGGTCGGCGGCGAGGCGGCGCTTCGTGTACCCGAACCGGTCGCACACCTCGTCGACCGTGGTGCCCGGGTTGGCGATCACCCACGGCAGCATCGACAGGATGCGGGTGAGGCGTTGCGCCGTCTTCGGGCTGGTCGTCATCGGGCCGTCACCCGTGCCAACAACCCCTCGCGGAGCTCGGGCGGAGCGATGATCTCCGCACCGTCGTCGAAGCCGAGCACCCACCCGATGAACGCCTCGGGGTTGGCGACCGGGATCTCGGCGACGAGAGACCCGTCGGGGGCCTCGGTGACCTGCGCCCTGCCCGTGAGCTGACGTCGTGCCCACCAGGCCAGCGGGGCATCGAAGGCGACGGTCGCCGTCAGGTCGTCCGGACCTGCCTCCCACGGCGCACCGGGAATGGCGTCGGAGGCGCGAAAGCCCTTCGGACGGTCGAACGCTCCGGCGGTCGGCCCGGCGGTGACGTCGGCGGCGCGATCGAGGCGGTACACCTTGATGTCGGGCGACCCCTTGTCAGGACCGACGACGTACCAATGCCCGCGGCGATGGACGAGCCCGTACGGGAGCATCTTCCGGTCCGAGCCGCGGTATCCGAATCGCAGCTCGCGCCTGTCCGAGACGGCAGCGAACGCTTCACCGAGCTCATGGCTGGACGCTCCTAGATCGGCCCCGAGCGGTTCGATCGAGGCCCCGAGCGGCGCCCCGCCCAACTTGAACAGCGCG is a genomic window of Acidimicrobiia bacterium containing:
- a CDS encoding WYL domain-containing protein, which codes for MTTSPKTAQRLTRILSMLPWVIANPGTTVDEVCDRFGYTKRRLAADLDLVFVCGLPGYGPGDLMVAYIDEDEVVVEMADYFSNPVRLTAPEALSLLASGLAIQSTGHASAALDRALDKLRDVLLPDGGEALVVDLSEPEMVGTVRSGAAEGRALEIVYTKLSTGETTTRLIEPWTVFSTMGNWYVSAYCRSAGGERVFRVDRIQSVVETGERFEPPVVPPAPVVRYSPNEDDVRATISLAERGRWVADYYPVEIVEDDGEWLTVRFSASDPLVAARLLLRLGVDGKLVEGPEVGDALRRLRSVILKRYSR
- a CDS encoding WYL domain-containing protein, translating into MQNVIERILNLLAYLLTAERPVTADEIRNTVAGYAQDSDEAWRRMFERDKDLLRSLGIPLELRPTDAWEVEHGYVVPADAYSLPDPGLTDEERAALWLAAQVVRIGGRPSGPDALFKLGGAPLGASIEPLGADLGASSHELGEAFAAVSDRRELRFGYRGSDRKMLPYGLVHRRGHWYVVGPDKGSPDIKVYRLDRAADVTAGPTAGAFDRPKGFRASDAIPGAPWEAGPDDLTATVAFDAPLAWWARRQLTGRAQVTEAPDGSLVAEIPVANPEAFIGWVLGFDDGAEIIAPPELREGLLARVTAR